In the Loxodonta africana isolate mLoxAfr1 chromosome 1, mLoxAfr1.hap2, whole genome shotgun sequence genome, one interval contains:
- the LOC135232830 gene encoding MHC class I polypeptide-related sequence A-like — MVIWVAGILPVLFWAALLMPLGTATATSLPTDLGIHHPSQPTSKSPAPQLADHEFASLCSLVNRGNLAVLPADIGIRQPSQPVCLHSLRYDITVVSQDGSVQTRFVAEEYFDGKLFLQYDSEKGRAEPLGPWAEAQLGAETWDLETMGFTDIRMELRMTLFDIMKLQDQKRGESGDETEECLHSLQETLGCEIQEDDGPGSFWNYCYGKERFLCCHPETKRWTVPLSSVQTLALEMRKTWDVDRDKHKYYGHHVEGDICKRLRSYLDLGRDFMGRTASTCGPRDAPSSERDPQSGHEGQSHPDLLGCWLLFPENHTDLASG, encoded by the exons CTACCAGcttacctactgatcttgggattcatcatccTTCACAGCCTacaagcaagagccctgctccccAACTTGCCGATCATGAGTTCGCCAGCCTCTGCAGCCTCGTGAATAGgggaaaccttgcagtcttgcctgccgatatTGGAATtcgtcaaccttcacagcct GTCTGTCTCCACAGTCTTCGTTATGACATTACGGTGGTCTCCCAGGATGGATCTGTGCAAACACGATTCGTTGCTGAGGAATATTTTGATGGAAAGTTATTCCTGCAGTATGACAGTGAAAAAGGCAGGGCAGAGCCCCTGGGGCCATGGGCAGAAGCCCAGCTGGGAGCTGAGACCTGGGACTTAGAGACCATGGGCTTTACAGACATACGTATGGAGCTCAGAATGACCCTGTTCGACATCATGAAGCTGCAGGATCAGAAAAGAGGTGAGAGTGGGGATGAGACAGAGGAGT GTTTGCATTCCCTCCAGGAGACCCTGGGCTGTGAAATCCAGGAAGATGATGGCCCCGGGAGCTTCTGGAATTACTGCTATGGCAAGGAGCGTTTCCTCTGCTGTCACCCGGAGACCAAGAGATGGACAGTGCCCCTGTCCTCGGTGCAGACCTTGGCATTGGAAATGAGGAAGACCTGGGATGTAGATAGGGATAAACACAAATATTACGGTCACCATGTGGAAGGAGATATTTGTAAAAGGCTGCGGAGCTACCTGGACTTGGGGAGAGACTTCATGGGGAGAACAG CATCAACATGTGGACCCAGAGA TGCCCCCAGCAGTGAACGTGACCCTCAGTCAGGCCATGAAGGGCAAAGTCACCCTGACTTGCTGGGTTGCTGGCTTCTATTCCCGGAAAATCACACTGACCTGGCTTCAGGA